In Anaerolineales bacterium, one DNA window encodes the following:
- a CDS encoding phosphatidate cytidylyltransferase produces the protein MNNIIALIVTFAASLAFLRLMNHIAQRGWLDGKLSRKLIHIGTGPLFVSCWFLFNDDLSARWLAALVPFAITVQFALVGLGVIKDEASVQAMSRTGDPREILRGPLYYGIMFVALTLVYWKDSPIGIIALMMMCGGDGVADIFGRRIASPKLPWSRDKSIAGTVSVFLGGWLMSAAMIFTYLAGGVFAGAFTNYLLPITGIALVGAVVESLHYKDIDNISMTLASALVGHWFF, from the coding sequence TTGAACAATATCATCGCACTTATCGTCACCTTTGCCGCTTCACTCGCCTTTCTGCGTTTGATGAACCACATCGCCCAGCGCGGCTGGCTGGATGGCAAACTCAGCCGCAAGCTCATTCACATTGGCACGGGCCCGCTGTTCGTATCCTGCTGGTTCCTGTTCAATGACGACCTGTCCGCACGGTGGCTGGCGGCGTTGGTTCCATTTGCGATCACGGTCCAGTTTGCGTTGGTCGGACTGGGAGTGATAAAAGATGAAGCGTCCGTGCAAGCCATGTCCCGCACGGGCGACCCGAGGGAGATCCTGCGCGGTCCGCTATACTACGGAATCATGTTCGTTGCCTTGACGTTGGTCTACTGGAAGGATTCCCCGATCGGCATTATCGCGTTGATGATGATGTGCGGCGGCGACGGCGTGGCGGATATATTTGGCAGGCGCATCGCTTCGCCGAAACTGCCGTGGAGCAGGGACAAGTCCATTGCGGGGACGGTGAGCGTCTTTCTGGGGGGATGGCTGATGTCTGCGGCGATGATTTTTACCTATCTGGCGGGGGGAGTCTTCGCGGGTGCATTCACCAATTATCTTCTGCCAATCACTGGAATTGCATTGGTGGGTGCAGTGGTCGAGTCACTGCATTACAAGGATATTGATAATATCAGTATGACGCTGGCGTCCGCGCTGGTGGGGCATTGGTTCTTTTAA
- a CDS encoding MBOAT family O-acyltransferase, which translates to MAFTSYDFLLFFLIVFILYWTVREHRWQNLILLAASYYFYGWVQVWYAVMLGASTLADFCLSRGMDTHPGRKRLFMGLSLFLNLGVLAFFKYYNFFSGDVIALLNTLGLNTDPLLVRILLPAGLSFFTLKKLAYMLDVSRGTLKPSHRFIDFSLYVSFFPQIIAGPIDRPQKLLPQIELQRIWKADFFYKAWPLLVMGFFKKLVIANSIQVIVDRIFGFSGPSGFLLLCGALGYTLQILADFSAYVDLSRGVSHLLGFDTSENFRQPYLSLTPTDFWNRWHITLSTWLRDYIFFPVRRALLRYKFNEKLAISIPPLVTMFISGLWHGATLNFIIWGLYYGVLIIIYQLIGIRSDWKPNSSLKSFFAWLIMFSFIVFGWGIFRAPSMTWFINVIFNSPFLPTQNEFILSLIALTMSLAYSLPLVIKYLIDRYMPDGWTQAAYHAIAITLVVIYINSANSDFIYFQF; encoded by the coding sequence ATGGCTTTTACCAGTTATGATTTCCTGCTTTTCTTCCTGATCGTTTTCATTTTATATTGGACGGTCCGTGAACACCGTTGGCAGAATTTAATCCTGCTGGCGGCTAGTTATTATTTTTACGGCTGGGTGCAGGTGTGGTACGCGGTCATGCTGGGGGCATCCACACTGGCGGATTTTTGCCTCTCGCGCGGCATGGATACCCATCCCGGCCGAAAACGGCTGTTCATGGGGTTGAGTCTTTTTCTGAATTTGGGAGTGCTTGCATTCTTCAAATACTACAATTTCTTCAGTGGCGATGTAATTGCACTCCTGAACACGCTCGGCCTCAACACCGATCCCTTGCTGGTGCGGATCCTGCTCCCCGCGGGGCTTTCTTTTTTCACCCTGAAAAAACTTGCATACATGTTGGATGTATCGCGCGGCACACTTAAACCCAGCCATAGGTTCATTGACTTTTCCCTGTATGTATCCTTCTTCCCGCAGATCATTGCCGGACCCATTGACCGTCCGCAAAAATTATTGCCGCAGATCGAATTGCAACGCATTTGGAAGGCGGATTTTTTCTATAAAGCGTGGCCCCTGCTGGTCATGGGCTTCTTCAAAAAACTTGTCATTGCTAACAGCATCCAAGTGATCGTTGACCGTATATTCGGGTTTTCTGGACCATCCGGCTTCTTATTGTTGTGCGGCGCACTTGGCTATACTCTGCAAATCCTTGCAGATTTTTCCGCTTATGTGGATCTCTCACGCGGCGTTTCCCATCTGCTCGGCTTCGATACATCCGAGAATTTTCGCCAGCCCTATCTCTCCCTGACCCCAACCGATTTTTGGAATCGCTGGCACATCACGCTTTCGACGTGGCTGCGGGATTACATCTTTTTCCCGGTGCGGCGCGCCCTGCTCCGCTATAAATTCAATGAAAAACTGGCAATATCCATCCCGCCGCTCGTCACCATGTTCATCAGCGGGCTTTGGCACGGCGCAACTCTTAACTTCATCATCTGGGGATTATATTACGGTGTACTGATCATCATCTATCAACTCATCGGCATTCGCAGCGACTGGAAACCAAACTCCAGTCTGAAATCATTTTTCGCATGGCTCATTATGTTTTCTTTCATCGTTTTCGGCTGGGGGATCTTCCGCGCGCCTTCCATGACGTGGTTCATCAATGTCATTTTCAATTCACCCTTCCTACCAACCCAAAACGAATTCATCCTCAGCCTGATTGCATTGACCATGTCGCTGGCTTATTCGCTTCCACTCGTAATCAAATATTTAATTGACCGATATATGCCCGACGGCTGGACACAAGCTGCCTACCATGCCATTGCGATAACGCTTGTGGTCATCTATATTAACTCGGCTAATTCAGATTTTATCTATTTCCAATTCTAG
- a CDS encoding MBOAT family O-acyltransferase — translation MGFISYGFFTFFLIVFSLYWLVPKRRWQNLLLLSSSAVFYGWLVPWHAAVLFGSIVADYFLALAMGRWRSKAGIFMWLGVALNLGLLSFIKYYFTFDHVLAGWADRAGLSGDVFLASIILPLGVSFYALKKISYLIEVRKGVMQPTSDFIAFAAYVSFFPQVLSGPIDRPQKLLKQLEAPRAWMSSHFYNAWHLILMGLFKKIVIANTVKVFVDHIFLMQEPSKIFLIVGGLGFTLQILADFSSYTDLSRGIAFLFGLKTMENFNKPYLAYTPSEFWKRWHISFSSWLRDYIFFPLRRMLLRGRNVPEGISQIVPPLATMFISGLWHGTGLTFVIWGLYYGVLIVLYQWLGIQGDWKPVHPVKRFIAWLLMFSLIVFGWIIFRAQSMSWLWNVFVFSPLYHSPQELTAAFVILMMIVFYAALLFARHVIEQYAAEFANLHAFYYTAATLLTLIFMNSSSPDFIYFQF, via the coding sequence ATGGGATTCATCAGTTACGGTTTTTTTACTTTTTTCCTGATCGTTTTTTCCCTGTATTGGCTTGTTCCAAAACGGCGCTGGCAGAACCTGCTTCTGCTTTCATCCAGCGCCGTTTTTTATGGCTGGCTTGTCCCCTGGCATGCGGCAGTTTTATTCGGCTCTATTGTGGCGGATTACTTTCTGGCGCTGGCCATGGGACGCTGGAGGTCCAAAGCCGGGATTTTCATGTGGCTGGGCGTGGCACTAAATCTTGGATTGCTTTCCTTTATAAAATATTATTTTACGTTCGACCATGTGCTTGCCGGCTGGGCAGATCGGGCCGGGCTTTCAGGGGATGTATTTCTCGCATCCATCATCCTGCCGCTGGGGGTTTCCTTTTACGCCTTGAAAAAGATCAGCTATCTGATCGAGGTCAGAAAAGGGGTCATGCAGCCCACGAGCGATTTCATCGCTTTCGCAGCCTATGTGTCCTTTTTTCCACAGGTGCTTTCCGGTCCAATTGACCGCCCGCAAAAACTACTCAAGCAATTGGAAGCGCCACGCGCATGGATGTCGTCTCATTTTTACAATGCCTGGCACTTGATCCTGATGGGGTTATTCAAAAAAATCGTGATCGCGAACACAGTAAAAGTTTTTGTTGATCATATCTTTCTGATGCAGGAACCGTCCAAAATATTCCTGATCGTGGGCGGGCTGGGTTTCACCCTGCAAATCCTCGCTGACTTCTCCTCGTATACTGACCTTTCCCGCGGAATTGCGTTCCTGTTCGGCCTGAAGACCATGGAAAATTTCAACAAACCTTATCTGGCCTACACACCCAGCGAATTTTGGAAGCGCTGGCATATTTCATTTTCAAGCTGGCTGCGTGATTATATTTTCTTTCCGTTGAGGCGCATGTTGCTGAGAGGCAGGAACGTTCCTGAAGGCATTTCACAGATCGTTCCTCCACTTGCAACGATGTTTATTAGCGGATTGTGGCATGGAACCGGACTGACCTTTGTTATTTGGGGTCTGTATTATGGCGTATTGATCGTGCTCTATCAATGGCTTGGAATCCAGGGGGATTGGAAACCGGTCCACCCCGTTAAACGTTTTATTGCCTGGCTCTTGATGTTTTCACTCATTGTCTTTGGCTGGATCATCTTCCGCGCTCAATCCATGTCCTGGCTGTGGAATGTATTTGTTTTTAGCCCGCTCTATCATAGTCCGCAGGAGTTGACCGCGGCGTTTGTCATACTAATGATGATCGTCTTTTATGCAGCGCTTCTATTCGCAAGGCATGTCATCGAACAATATGCGGCCGAATTCGCGAATCTTCACGCTTTTTACTATACGGCCGCAACACTGCTGACCCTGATATTCATGAATTCATCCTCGCCCGATTTTATCTATTTTCAATTCTAA